The following are from one region of the ANME-2 cluster archaeon genome:
- a CDS encoding HD domain-containing protein, with protein MENTIDTAFFHSWFRNYVKGFYSKDPKIQENIRLKEEHSLRVCKEILGLGKALDLNKNALHLAKTIALFHDIGRFEQFKTYGTFNDKVSENHATLGLKVLEETNVLSRLTKTQRSIAYKAIGYHNVLKLPDPADEKPDCLLYSKLLRDADKLDVWLVVTTYYAQRHKHRNPALELELPDTSGYSLCFVEDILNNQVSNSHALKTYNDLKLLQLGWIFDINFTRTFRYIQQRQIIEKIITTLPDTEDIRKIQNHLNEYLEKIGDS; from the coding sequence ATAGAGAATACCATCGACACTGCCTTTTTCCATTCATGGTTTCGAAATTACGTAAAAGGTTTTTACTCTAAAGATCCAAAAATCCAGGAGAATATCAGACTTAAAGAAGAACACTCATTACGTGTTTGTAAGGAGATCCTTGGGTTAGGCAAAGCCCTGGACCTTAATAAAAATGCACTTCATCTGGCGAAGACCATTGCATTATTTCACGACATAGGTCGCTTTGAACAATTCAAAACCTATGGCACTTTTAATGATAAGGTATCGGAAAACCACGCAACTCTCGGGCTGAAGGTTTTAGAAGAAACAAACGTATTAAGCCGGCTCACAAAAACGCAACGCTCAATCGCTTATAAAGCCATAGGATATCACAATGTACTCAAACTTCCCGACCCCGCAGATGAAAAACCTGATTGTTTACTGTATTCGAAATTATTACGGGATGCGGACAAATTGGATGTATGGCTGGTTGTGACAACTTATTATGCACAACGTCATAAGCACCGCAACCCTGCATTAGAACTTGAACTTCCTGACACATCCGGATATTCACTTTGTTTTGTCGAAGATATCCTTAACAACCAGGTTTCAAATTCCCATGCCCTGAAAACATATAATGATTTGAAACTCCTGCAACTGGGTTGGATATTTGACATTAATTTTACCCGGACATTCCGTTATATTCAACAAAGGCAGATCATTGAGAAAATCATTACCACCCTGCCCGATACTGAAGATATACGAAAAATTCAGAACCATTTAAACGAATATCTGGAAAAGATAGGTGATTCCTGA
- a CDS encoding GxxExxY protein, with translation MEANQELNKLSEKIIGAAFEVSNVLGAGFLEKVYENALNIELNKREIKTQQQAPLKVYYKSELVGDYFADILAEDKIIIEIKTVKELDSIHLAQCLNYLKITGLKLCLLINFSKPKVEIRRIMN, from the coding sequence ATGGAAGCAAATCAAGAATTAAATAAATTATCCGAGAAAATTATTGGAGCTGCCTTTGAAGTAAGTAATGTACTTGGAGCGGGTTTTCTTGAGAAAGTATATGAGAATGCATTAAATATTGAACTAAATAAAAGAGAAATCAAAACCCAACAACAGGCACCTTTAAAAGTCTATTATAAAAGCGAATTGGTCGGAGATTACTTTGCCGATATCCTCGCAGAAGACAAGATCATCATCGAAATAAAAACCGTCAAAGAGTTAGATTCCATTCATTTAGCACAATGTTTGAATTACCTTAAAATTACCGGACTTAAACTCTGCCTGCTTATTAATTTCAGTAAACCGAAAGTAGAAATTAGAAGAATAATGAATTGA
- a CDS encoding CRISPR-associated endonuclease Cas6: MQCRKSAFIPQKEQELLSKTPIGNILSMSKSLDYQVPDRINCETDVRIHKSRQKDTNIMIFTGTFSVNFLIPDYLGVGKSASRGFGAVIRESKDQGENKNHR; the protein is encoded by the coding sequence ATACAATGCCGCAAATCTGCATTCATTCCACAAAAAGAACAAGAACTGTTGAGCAAAACCCCCATTGGCAATATACTCTCAATGTCCAAATCACTGGACTATCAGGTCCCGGACAGAATAAACTGTGAGACAGATGTCAGGATACACAAAAGCAGGCAAAAGGACACCAATATAATGATATTCACCGGGACCTTTTCGGTTAATTTCCTCATCCCTGACTATCTCGGTGTGGGGAAATCGGCATCCAGGGGGTTCGGGGCTGTTATTAGAGAAAGTAAAGATCAAGGAGAAAATAAGAACCACAGATAA
- a CDS encoding DUF169 domain-containing protein, whose product MEYSEMSRKLVDILKLNGKPIAVSLLTRKEDIPEGMEEIKEPVRYCQMLQNARFNDAITLAAEEQHSCKGGAAAIGLRDYPENISSGALYYNKLGKEISLGIAKRVVDNMPRPTPGSIVNTIVAPLDNTPTQPDVIVVMTDVLAARRIVHAVIYRHGGRVTANFAGIQSTCADATGSPYTTGELNVSVGCDGAAKNAGLKDSELVVGIPAELLEDIVNILDSKAQDWDDWMRS is encoded by the coding sequence ATGGAATATTCTGAAATGTCAAGAAAATTAGTAGATATCCTGAAGTTAAATGGAAAACCAATCGCAGTTTCGCTTTTAACAAGAAAAGAAGACATTCCTGAAGGAATGGAAGAAATTAAAGAACCAGTTAGATATTGTCAAATGTTACAAAATGCCAGGTTCAATGATGCAATAACATTAGCAGCCGAAGAACAACATTCATGCAAAGGGGGCGCGGCTGCCATTGGACTTCGAGATTATCCTGAAAATATCTCAAGCGGAGCACTCTATTATAATAAACTCGGTAAAGAAATATCCCTCGGTATTGCCAAACGAGTGGTAGATAATATGCCCAGGCCCACACCCGGGTCAATAGTCAATACCATAGTTGCCCCGCTTGATAACACCCCGACACAACCCGATGTTATAGTGGTTATGACTGATGTTCTTGCTGCAAGACGTATCGTTCATGCTGTAATATATAGACACGGTGGACGGGTGACCGCAAACTTTGCAGGTATCCAATCAACATGTGCTGATGCTACAGGTTCACCTTATACAACCGGTGAATTAAATGTCTCCGTTGGCTGTGATGGAGCTGCTAAGAATGCAGGTCTTAAAGATAGTGAATTGGTTGTTGGCATCCCAGCAGAACTATTAGAAGATATTGTGAACATTTTAGATTCCAAGGCCCAGGATTGGGATGACTGGATGAGGTCTTAA
- a CDS encoding DUF367 family protein, translated as MTNNYIPLHLYHANQCDPKKCTGKKLAKFKLAHLHKTPRKLPSGAIFLNPMAQQALSRADNYNRGIIVLDCSWEEVERIFPMLQKLRLEHRALPYLLAANPVNFGKPFKLGTVEAFAAALYILDHKKQAEDILNKFKWGHTFLELNHEPLDAYSKARNSTEVVNIQNEFM; from the coding sequence ATGACAAACAACTATATTCCACTTCACCTGTACCACGCCAACCAGTGCGACCCAAAGAAATGCACAGGTAAAAAACTGGCCAAATTCAAACTTGCCCACCTGCATAAGACACCACGCAAGCTGCCCTCAGGCGCCATATTCCTAAATCCTATGGCGCAGCAGGCACTCTCCCGGGCAGATAATTATAACCGGGGCATAATTGTACTGGACTGCTCATGGGAAGAAGTAGAGAGAATCTTTCCCATGCTGCAAAAGCTGCGCCTTGAACACCGGGCACTACCGTACCTGCTGGCTGCAAACCCAGTTAACTTTGGGAAACCTTTCAAATTGGGAACTGTGGAAGCTTTTGCTGCGGCACTATATATCCTTGATCATAAAAAGCAGGCAGAAGATATCCTCAACAAGTTCAAATGGGGACATACATTCCTGGAATTAAACCACGAACCTCTGGACGCTTACTCAAAGGCCAGAAACAGTACGGAAGTGGTAAATATCCAGAACGAATTTATGTGA
- a CDS encoding signal transduction protein has protein sequence MDFSFDSLDNQLVTTGITGLDVQLGGGIPIGTTLLLIAESGAGAEIFTKQFLYGGLNSGESAFYFSSDRSIAEVKADMDHFGWDVSKYEETNKIEFTDAYTPRFVNILPPELRSKMSAKEFLKAGFDPFNQLKTTVSQNRESRYRGVIDSISYFLRAYDLNSVIEVIELMSSIGKLTGGIHLIVIGAGLHDDITLNTVKYLTDGMIEFYVKERGSQIERGLLIRKMRGMIVPNKSISFDITRNGIELETTTRVL, from the coding sequence ATGGATTTTAGTTTTGACTCATTAGATAATCAACTTGTAACCACTGGAATAACAGGATTGGATGTGCAGTTAGGTGGTGGTATACCTATCGGGACAACACTTCTGTTGATTGCCGAATCGGGGGCTGGGGCTGAGATCTTCACAAAACAATTCTTGTATGGTGGACTTAATAGTGGTGAATCTGCCTTTTATTTTTCTTCTGATCGTTCAATTGCGGAGGTCAAAGCTGACATGGATCATTTCGGGTGGGATGTCAGCAAATATGAAGAAACGAATAAGATCGAATTCACTGATGCATACACACCAAGATTTGTCAATATCCTCCCTCCGGAACTACGTAGTAAGATGTCTGCAAAGGAGTTCCTTAAAGCTGGATTCGATCCGTTTAATCAGTTAAAGACCACTGTCAGCCAGAATCGTGAGTCCAGATACAGGGGGGTCATTGATTCTATTTCTTATTTCCTCAGGGCATATGATCTTAACAGTGTGATCGAGGTCATTGAGCTCATGTCTTCCATAGGTAAACTCACTGGTGGCATACACCTGATAGTGATTGGTGCGGGACTGCATGATGATATTACTTTAAATACAGTCAAATACCTGACAGATGGTATGATTGAATTCTATGTTAAGGAAAGGGGGTCACAGATCGAAAGGGGTCTTCTTATTAGAAAGATGCGGGGCATGATCGTACCAAACAAATCCATCAGTTTTGATATCACTCGTAATGGTATCGAACTGGAAACAACCACAAGAGTACTTTGA
- a CDS encoding PDZ domain-containing protein — MESYWKILLIFAVYWQSILILKRYGILERFNITNHGPLLMIRTTKGQKFLDKVASAKGFWRLFGDAGIPLMLLGMFLMFALIILSDIIMVTSLYEQTMQTPSEIHELRNIFLIPGINKFIPFVWGIIGLIVTLVVHEFSHAIMSKAEDIRVKSMGIILVLIPIGGFAEPDEEQLFGTRDGHKERENEVTSDQKTATRRQRIRILTAGVMANFVTAFVAFVLFFIVIGSIAPVSNVVITDVVPGSPADDIGLTKMTVITHINDNKIENGSVFYTHIASLPVDEVLRLGIRKDGKTSEVLLKPDVEKNGIISGVKFKEIEPGMPAEKAGLVGDTMIIRIDDVPIYDIQDFFDFMANTTPDQEIIIHTLVANEEINYSITLASNPSGGEKGFMGVRGFSTFVVSRSIGVFVGEYPAKELLHFLQNIPYMMMGIVGWIILLILPFPNPFIGSFAGFNTSIYMFYEPIGWAIPLGVGVFWLANSLLWIGWMNFYVGLFNCLPMLPLDGGHVFRDTLHSILARFFGNEERMGMIAGKVATGFAILMLASLVFMIIAPKLAHGF, encoded by the coding sequence ATTGAATCTTATTGGAAGATTTTGCTGATATTTGCAGTATACTGGCAGTCCATATTGATCCTGAAGCGGTATGGGATACTTGAACGGTTCAATATCACCAACCATGGCCCGTTATTGATGATACGAACTACAAAGGGACAGAAGTTCCTTGACAAGGTTGCCAGCGCAAAAGGTTTCTGGAGGCTATTTGGAGATGCAGGCATTCCGTTGATGCTACTAGGAATGTTTTTGATGTTCGCCTTGATCATACTTTCTGATATCATCATGGTGACCTCGTTATATGAACAGACCATGCAAACCCCCAGTGAGATACATGAACTCAGGAATATATTCCTTATTCCAGGCATAAATAAGTTCATTCCATTTGTCTGGGGCATTATCGGATTGATCGTTACCCTGGTGGTCCATGAATTCTCCCATGCTATTATGAGCAAGGCCGAGGATATCAGGGTCAAGTCAATGGGGATTATCCTTGTACTGATACCAATCGGAGGGTTTGCAGAACCCGATGAAGAACAACTGTTCGGGACACGGGATGGGCATAAGGAACGCGAAAATGAAGTAACATCTGACCAAAAGACTGCAACCCGCAGGCAAAGGATCAGGATACTGACAGCCGGTGTAATGGCAAATTTTGTTACTGCATTTGTGGCGTTCGTACTATTCTTTATTGTGATAGGTAGCATTGCACCAGTGTCCAATGTGGTAATTACTGATGTGGTTCCGGGATCACCTGCCGATGATATCGGATTGACTAAGATGACCGTGATAACCCACATAAACGATAATAAAATCGAGAACGGATCAGTTTTCTACACACATATTGCATCACTTCCTGTTGATGAAGTCCTGAGGCTTGGGATCAGAAAAGATGGCAAGACCAGTGAAGTGCTGCTGAAGCCTGATGTTGAGAAAAATGGTATCATCAGCGGAGTGAAATTCAAGGAGATTGAACCCGGGATGCCTGCTGAAAAAGCTGGACTTGTGGGGGACACAATGATCATCAGGATCGATGATGTGCCAATATATGATATCCAGGATTTCTTTGATTTTATGGCAAACACCACACCTGACCAGGAAATAATAATTCACACCCTCGTTGCCAATGAGGAGATCAATTATTCTATTACCCTGGCCAGTAACCCGTCAGGTGGAGAAAAGGGATTTATGGGTGTCAGAGGTTTTTCGACTTTCGTTGTGTCAAGGTCCATCGGGGTCTTTGTAGGGGAATACCCTGCAAAGGAATTGCTGCATTTCCTGCAGAATATACCGTATATGATGATGGGCATAGTCGGCTGGATCATATTATTGATATTGCCTTTCCCTAATCCTTTCATTGGAAGCTTCGCGGGTTTCAATACCTCCATCTATATGTTCTATGAACCCATAGGATGGGCCATACCACTGGGTGTGGGCGTATTCTGGCTTGCTAATTCACTGCTCTGGATAGGATGGATGAATTTCTATGTGGGATTGTTCAACTGCCTGCCCATGTTGCCCCTTGACGGGGGGCATGTGTTCAGGGACACTCTTCATTCCATTCTGGCACGGTTCTTCGGTAATGAAGAACGTATGGGTATGATTGCAGGAAAGGTTGCCACTGGCTTTGCAATACTCATGCTGGCCTCACTGGTATTTATGATCATTGCACCTAAGCTGGCACATGGTTTTTGA
- a CDS encoding divalent-cation tolerance protein CutA, whose product MFSIVYITTGSMEEAKQIARRLLKEKLAACVNMFPITSIYRWDGVQEDNEVAMIIKTTYEQLENIENTVKEMHSYTVPCIISFSIDGGSRDYLDWIDDCVLPVRTTRKDDISKDDILN is encoded by the coding sequence ATGTTCTCAATAGTATATATCACCACTGGCAGTATGGAAGAGGCAAAACAAATCGCAAGAAGGCTTTTGAAGGAAAAACTGGCCGCTTGCGTAAATATGTTTCCGATTACTTCTATCTACAGGTGGGACGGTGTCCAGGAAGATAACGAGGTGGCTATGATCATAAAAACCACATATGAACAGCTTGAGAACATTGAAAACACGGTCAAGGAAATGCACAGTTATACTGTACCGTGTATAATATCATTCAGCATTGACGGGGGTTCAAGGGATTACCTTGACTGGATCGATGATTGCGTGCTGCCGGTTAGAACAACAAGAAAAGATGATATCTCAAAGGATGATATTTTAAACTGA
- a CDS encoding thermosome subunit yields the protein MAAQLGGQPIFILREGTERSKGREAQNNNIMAAKAVANAVRTTLGPKGMDKMLVDGLGDVVITNDGVTILREMDIEHPAAKMVVEVAKTQDDEVGDGTTTAAVLAGELLKVAEDLLDQNVHSTIIASGYRLAADKASEILKTIERTVTEDDEDLLFKISETAMTGKGAESSKDKLSKLVVKAVKSIVEVEGGKKVVDIDNIKVEKKVGGSIEDSELIEGMVIDKERVHPNMPKVVKDAKIAMISEPVEFKKTEVDAEINITSPDQLQLFLDQEEKMLKNMVDKIINSGANVVVCQKGIDDMAQHYMSKAGILAVRRVKKSDMEKLSRASGGVVVTNIDEISESDLGYAGLAEEKKTGGDSMLFITGCKNPKAVSIVIRGGTEHVVDSLERALEDALRVVGVTIEDEKLVAGGGSPEVELSLRLSEYAATLKGREQLAVTQFANALEVIPRTLAENAGLDPIDMMVELKSQHEKGNKNAGLDVYTGDVIDMMEKGVVEPLRVKTQAINSATESAVMILRIDDVIASTGGGEGEMPPEMMGGGMPPGMGGMPPMM from the coding sequence ATGGCAGCACAATTAGGTGGACAGCCGATATTTATATTAAGAGAAGGGACCGAGCGTTCCAAGGGCAGAGAAGCCCAGAACAATAACATTATGGCAGCTAAGGCAGTGGCCAATGCCGTGAGGACTACCCTCGGACCGAAGGGCATGGATAAAATGCTTGTGGACGGCCTGGGAGATGTGGTAATTACCAATGATGGTGTTACGATCCTAAGAGAAATGGATATAGAACATCCAGCAGCCAAGATGGTCGTAGAAGTAGCCAAGACCCAGGACGATGAAGTGGGCGACGGCACCACGACTGCCGCTGTACTGGCTGGAGAACTTCTAAAGGTAGCAGAGGACCTGCTGGACCAGAATGTACATTCTACCATAATTGCCAGTGGATACAGACTGGCAGCCGACAAGGCATCCGAGATACTGAAAACCATTGAGAGAACAGTAACAGAGGACGATGAAGACCTGCTCTTTAAGATCTCTGAAACTGCGATGACGGGCAAAGGCGCTGAGAGCTCCAAGGATAAATTGTCAAAACTTGTGGTCAAGGCAGTAAAATCCATTGTTGAGGTAGAGGGCGGCAAGAAAGTAGTTGATATTGATAACATCAAGGTCGAGAAAAAGGTCGGCGGCAGCATTGAGGACTCGGAACTGATCGAGGGCATGGTCATTGATAAAGAGCGTGTGCATCCCAATATGCCTAAAGTGGTGAAAGATGCAAAAATAGCCATGATCAGTGAACCTGTAGAGTTCAAGAAGACCGAAGTGGATGCAGAGATCAATATCACATCTCCTGACCAGCTCCAGTTGTTCCTGGACCAGGAAGAAAAAATGCTTAAGAACATGGTGGATAAGATCATTAATTCCGGTGCCAACGTAGTGGTCTGCCAGAAAGGTATTGATGATATGGCACAGCATTATATGTCCAAGGCCGGGATACTGGCTGTAAGGCGTGTCAAGAAGAGTGACATGGAGAAATTATCCAGGGCATCTGGCGGTGTTGTGGTCACTAATATTGATGAGATCTCTGAATCAGACCTGGGATATGCAGGCCTGGCAGAAGAGAAGAAGACAGGCGGCGATAGCATGCTTTTCATCACAGGTTGTAAGAACCCCAAGGCAGTAAGCATTGTAATCCGCGGCGGTACAGAACATGTAGTGGATAGTCTGGAACGCGCACTTGAAGATGCACTGCGTGTGGTCGGTGTTACCATCGAAGATGAGAAACTGGTCGCAGGCGGCGGCAGTCCTGAAGTAGAACTGTCCCTTAGGCTGAGTGAGTATGCTGCCACACTGAAAGGCAGGGAACAACTGGCAGTAACTCAATTCGCAAACGCATTGGAAGTCATTCCCCGGACCCTTGCAGAAAATGCCGGACTGGACCCCATCGACATGATGGTGGAACTGAAGTCCCAGCATGAAAAAGGTAACAAGAATGCAGGTCTGGACGTGTATACCGGTGATGTCATTGACATGATGGAAAAAGGTGTTGTTGAGCCTCTCAGGGTAAAGACCCAGGCAATAAACAGCGCTACTGAATCGGCAGTCATGATACTGAGGATCGATGATGTCATTGCATCCACTGGCGGCGGAGAAGGCGAGATGCCACCAGAGATGATGGGCGGCGGTATGCCACCTGGTATGGGCGGAATGCCCCCCATGATGTAA
- the corA gene encoding magnesium/cobalt transporter CorA — protein MHRLFRKRSEKVGLPPGTLVHIGERKAVKERITIIDYDETQFQERELETIEESFPFRDTPTITWINIEGLHQLEIIEKVGKHFNIHPLILEDIANTEQRPKMEDFDDYIFLILKNLCFEEKDMKIKVDQVGLIIGSNFVISFQEGDGNVFDPVRRRIINGKGRIRKMGADYLTYALTDVIVDGYFLILEKIGDKIEDLEEELIDEPGPKTMHSIHNLKREMLLFHKSVWPLREVLSKLERGESDLFRESTELYLRDVYDHTIHVIDTIDTFRDMLSGMLDLYISSISNKMNEVMKVLTIIATIFIPLTFIAGVYGMNFRYMPELEWRYGYPMILLVMLIIGLGMMIYTKKKRWL, from the coding sequence ATGCACAGACTTTTTAGAAAGAGGTCAGAGAAAGTGGGACTCCCTCCCGGGACTCTCGTCCACATAGGGGAGAGAAAAGCCGTAAAAGAAAGAATTACGATCATTGATTATGATGAGACACAATTCCAGGAAAGGGAACTGGAGACGATCGAGGAATCTTTTCCATTTAGGGATACACCAACCATCACCTGGATAAACATAGAAGGTCTTCATCAGTTAGAGATCATAGAGAAGGTTGGCAAGCACTTCAATATCCACCCTCTTATCTTAGAAGATATTGCCAATACAGAACAACGTCCTAAGATGGAGGATTTTGATGATTACATCTTTCTCATATTGAAGAACCTCTGTTTTGAGGAAAAGGACATGAAGATAAAGGTGGACCAGGTTGGTTTGATTATTGGCTCGAATTTCGTTATTTCGTTCCAGGAGGGAGATGGGAATGTTTTTGATCCGGTGAGACGAAGAATCATAAACGGAAAAGGACGTATAAGAAAGATGGGGGCTGATTATCTTACTTATGCTTTGACGGACGTGATCGTCGATGGCTATTTTTTAATCCTTGAGAAAATTGGAGACAAGATAGAAGATCTGGAAGAAGAACTCATAGATGAACCAGGACCAAAAACCATGCATTCTATTCATAATTTAAAAAGAGAAATGCTGCTTTTTCACAAGTCGGTCTGGCCCCTGCGTGAGGTGTTAAGCAAATTGGAAAGAGGAGAATCGGATCTGTTCAGGGAGTCAACCGAGCTATATCTTCGTGATGTTTACGATCATACGATCCATGTGATCGACACAATAGATACATTTCGTGATATGCTTTCCGGAATGCTTGACCTCTATATCTCGAGTATCAGCAATAAGATGAACGAAGTTATGAAGGTGTTAACGATTATTGCCACAATATTCATCCCCCTGACTTTTATAGCAGGGGTTTACGGGATGAACTTCAGGTATATGCCGGAACTCGAATGGCGATATGGTTATCCCATGATCCTCCTGGTTATGTTGATCATAGGACTCGGAATGATGATTTATACCAAGAAAAAAAGATGGTTGTAG